One genomic segment of Caloranaerobacter ferrireducens includes these proteins:
- a CDS encoding class I SAM-dependent methyltransferase, with product MDEILKLLHDIIDKNSLIYGVLSKVRVKNEENFSKVTIKPVLIKNSMNIQFTYHYKNKVMHKNINLNESSKEIVRLIDTYFRQAVLFTTEADYQILISKKGKVKILKKKPTKSLVDLSHNRKKNYVIEEGKPCPFLIRLGVMNEKGKIYSKKYDKFRQINRFLEIVSDVISKTEIKESFNIVDFGCGKSYLTFALYYYLVDILGLDVNIVGLDLKKDVMDFCNKVARDLNYDKLKFIHGDIKGFNDFEKVDMVVTLHACDTATDDALSKAVMWNAKIILSVPCCQHELFSKIKNPIMVPMLKHGIIKERLASLITDSIRSNVLEILGYSTQMIEFIDMEHTPKNIMIRAIKKSNYNKKAIKEYIEFKKFWKLDDLYIESIFGNKLTDLLNINNDVDL from the coding sequence ATGGATGAAATTCTAAAATTACTTCATGATATTATTGATAAAAATAGTTTAATATATGGAGTTTTGAGTAAAGTTAGAGTTAAAAACGAAGAGAATTTTTCAAAGGTTACGATAAAGCCAGTACTAATTAAAAATTCTATGAATATACAGTTTACATATCATTATAAAAATAAGGTTATGCATAAAAATATAAATTTGAACGAATCTTCAAAGGAGATAGTGAGATTAATAGATACATATTTTAGGCAGGCTGTTTTATTTACAACAGAAGCTGATTATCAGATTCTAATTAGTAAAAAGGGTAAAGTTAAGATACTTAAGAAGAAACCGACTAAAAGTTTAGTAGATTTAAGCCATAATCGTAAAAAGAACTATGTAATAGAAGAAGGAAAACCATGTCCATTTTTAATCAGATTAGGAGTAATGAATGAAAAGGGCAAAATATATTCAAAAAAATATGATAAATTCAGGCAAATAAATAGATTTTTAGAAATTGTTTCAGATGTTATATCAAAGACAGAAATAAAAGAAAGTTTTAATATAGTTGATTTCGGGTGTGGCAAGTCTTATTTAACCTTTGCTCTCTACTATTATTTAGTAGATATTCTTGGTTTGGATGTTAATATAGTAGGGCTGGATTTAAAGAAAGATGTTATGGATTTTTGCAATAAGGTAGCTAGAGACTTAAATTATGATAAACTTAAATTTATACATGGAGATATAAAAGGATTTAATGATTTTGAAAAAGTTGATATGGTTGTAACACTGCATGCTTGTGATACAGCTACTGATGATGCACTTAGTAAAGCTGTTATGTGGAATGCAAAAATTATACTTTCTGTACCATGTTGCCAGCATGAACTGTTTTCAAAAATTAAAAATCCTATAATGGTGCCTATGCTAAAACATGGGATAATAAAAGAAAGGCTTGCATCTTTGATTACAGATAGTATAAGGAGTAATGTATTAGAAATACTAGGATATTCAACTCAAATGATAGAGTTTATAGACATGGAACATACTCCTAAAAACATTATGATTCGTGCAATAAAAAAATCTAATTATAATAAAAAAGCGATTAAAGAGTACATTGAATTTAAGAAATTTTGGAAATTAGATGATCTTTATATCGAATCAATTTTTGGTAATAAACTTACTGACTTATTGAATATTAATAATGATGTAGATTTATAA
- the thiS gene encoding sulfur carrier protein ThiS, whose protein sequence is MIVNGKEMNFETEITVDDLLKNLGLDKDKVVVEVNFEIVPKEKYTDRILNKEDKVEIVSFVGGG, encoded by the coding sequence GTGATAGTTAATGGAAAAGAAATGAACTTTGAAACAGAAATAACAGTAGATGATCTTCTTAAAAATCTTGGATTAGATAAAGATAAGGTTGTTGTTGAGGTAAATTTTGAAATAGTTCCCAAAGAAAAGTATACAGACAGAATATTAAATAAAGAAGATAAAGTTGAAATAGTGAGTTTTGTAGGAGGGGGTTAA
- the thiF gene encoding sulfur carrier protein ThiS adenylyltransferase ThiF — protein MNIFVNERNFNIKEGTTAFEVRDIVKHDADIVVLNGFIIKEDMILKENDRLTLIKRGEIPSKDELEALLIARHTPGVHERVKKAYIGIAGLGGLGSNVAISLARIGIGRLLLVDFDVVEPSNLNRQQYFVKHIGMLKTEALKDIISQINPFVNVDIKNEYLDENNITEIFKEVDVIVEAFDNPYSKAILVNTVLNKMPEKVVVAASGLAGYFSNNTIVTRKIKDNFYLVGDGIKEARIGCGLMAPRVGIAANHQANTVLRIIMNERDV, from the coding sequence TTGAACATATTCGTAAATGAAAGAAATTTTAATATTAAGGAAGGGACTACAGCTTTTGAAGTTAGAGATATTGTTAAACATGATGCAGATATAGTTGTGCTAAACGGATTTATTATAAAGGAAGATATGATTTTAAAGGAAAATGATAGATTAACATTGATTAAACGTGGCGAAATTCCCAGTAAAGATGAATTGGAAGCTCTTTTAATTGCACGACATACTCCTGGAGTCCATGAAAGAGTAAAGAAGGCTTATATAGGTATTGCAGGACTTGGAGGGCTTGGTTCTAATGTGGCAATTTCGTTAGCAAGAATAGGTATAGGCAGACTTCTTTTAGTAGATTTTGATGTTGTTGAACCAAGTAATCTAAATAGGCAACAGTATTTTGTAAAACATATAGGCATGCTTAAGACAGAGGCTCTGAAAGACATTATTTCTCAAATCAATCCATTTGTCAATGTGGATATAAAAAATGAATATTTAGATGAAAACAATATTACTGAAATTTTTAAAGAAGTTGATGTTATAGTAGAAGCTTTTGATAATCCTTACTCTAAAGCAATATTAGTAAATACGGTGCTAAATAAAATGCCAGAAAAAGTTGTAGTTGCTGCTTCAGGATTAGCTGGTTATTTTTCTAATAATACAATAGTAACCAGAAAAATTAAAGATAATTTTTATTTGGTAGGTGATGGTATAAAAGAAGCAAGAATTGGATGTGGTTTAATGGCACCAAGAGTGGGCATAGCAGCTAATCATCAGGCAAATACCGTTTTAAGAATTATTATGAATGAAAGGGATGTATAA
- a CDS encoding thiazole synthase, whose product MMDKLIIGGIELKSRLFIGTGKFPSKKVIPDVIKSSKTQVITMALRRVDLSSKEENILEYIPKDCILLPNTSGARNAEEAVRIARLAKALGCGNWIKIEVISDNKYLLPDNYETIKATEILAKEGFIVLPYMSPDLIAAKRLVEAGAAAVMPLGAPIGTNRGLKTKELIQIMIDEIDLPIIVDAGIGKPSDAAEAMEMGAAAVLVNTAIATAGDPVKMAEAFGLAVEAGRLAYISKLGPEKKFAEASSPLTGFLNEGEK is encoded by the coding sequence ATTATGGATAAGTTAATTATTGGTGGAATTGAGCTAAAAAGCAGATTATTTATAGGGACAGGTAAATTTCCAAGTAAAAAAGTAATTCCAGATGTTATAAAAAGCTCTAAAACACAGGTAATTACTATGGCATTAAGAAGGGTAGATTTAAGTTCCAAAGAAGAAAATATCCTCGAGTATATACCTAAAGATTGCATCTTACTTCCAAATACTTCTGGTGCAAGAAATGCAGAAGAAGCAGTAAGAATCGCAAGACTGGCAAAAGCTTTAGGATGTGGGAATTGGATAAAAATAGAAGTAATATCGGATAATAAATATCTTTTGCCTGATAATTATGAAACTATAAAGGCTACTGAAATATTAGCAAAAGAAGGATTTATAGTACTTCCATATATGAGTCCAGATTTAATTGCTGCTAAGAGATTGGTTGAAGCTGGAGCAGCGGCAGTTATGCCGTTAGGAGCACCTATAGGTACAAATAGAGGGCTTAAAACTAAAGAATTGATACAGATTATGATAGACGAAATAGATTTACCGATAATTGTAGATGCTGGTATAGGTAAACCTTCTGATGCAGCTGAAGCTATGGAAATGGGTGCAGCAGCAGTATTAGTTAATACAGCTATTGCTACTGCTGGAGACCCTGTTAAAATGGCAGAGGCTTTCGGGTTAGCAGTTGAAGCTGGTCGATTAGCTTATATTTCTAAATTGGGGCCTGAAAAGAAGTTTGCTGAAGCTTCTTCGCCACTTACAGGATTTTTAAATGAAGGTGAGAAATAA
- the thiH gene encoding 2-iminoacetate synthase ThiH, with amino-acid sequence MSFYSEYLKYKNFQFNKFLENITSSDIFRIINKDKIDEYDFLTLLSNEAEKYLEEMAQKAHQLTVQNFGKTILLYTPLYLSNFCVNRCSYCGFNIENKIKRKKLTFEEIEEEAKAISSTGLRHVLILTGESRKETPVSYIVDAVKILKKYFDSISIEIYPLKEDEYREVIKAGVDGLTIYQEVYDEDIYDKVHIAGPKKNYRFRLNAPERACKARMRNISIGALLGLNDWRKEAFLTGLHAKYLQDKYSDVEISVSLPRIRPHIGVYEDIYPVSDKNLVQIMLALRLFLPRIGITISTRENQKLRDNLIPLGVTKTSAGVSTEVGGHSSKTKSDSQFEISDKRSVIEMKKAILSRGYQPVFKDWMQIDY; translated from the coding sequence ATGAGTTTTTATAGTGAATATTTAAAATATAAAAATTTTCAATTTAACAAGTTTTTAGAAAACATAACATCATCAGATATATTTAGGATAATAAACAAAGATAAAATAGATGAATACGACTTTTTGACTCTTTTGTCAAATGAAGCTGAAAAATATCTAGAAGAGATGGCACAAAAAGCACACCAGTTAACAGTTCAAAATTTTGGCAAAACAATACTTCTTTATACACCGTTATATCTTTCTAATTTTTGTGTTAATAGATGTTCATATTGCGGATTTAATATAGAGAACAAAATTAAAAGAAAAAAATTGACTTTTGAAGAAATAGAAGAAGAAGCTAAAGCAATTTCATCTACAGGACTTAGGCATGTTCTAATATTAACAGGTGAATCGAGGAAAGAAACTCCTGTTTCTTATATAGTTGATGCAGTAAAAATTTTAAAGAAATATTTTGATTCTATTTCTATAGAAATATATCCTCTTAAAGAAGATGAATACAGAGAGGTTATCAAGGCAGGAGTAGATGGACTTACTATTTATCAAGAAGTATATGATGAAGATATATATGATAAAGTCCATATAGCTGGACCTAAGAAAAATTATAGATTTAGATTAAATGCCCCTGAAAGGGCATGTAAAGCTCGAATGAGAAATATAAGCATAGGTGCTCTTCTAGGGTTAAATGACTGGAGAAAAGAAGCTTTTTTGACAGGGCTTCATGCGAAATATCTGCAGGATAAATATTCTGACGTGGAAATAAGCGTTTCTCTACCAAGAATAAGACCTCATATAGGAGTATATGAAGATATATATCCGGTAAGTGATAAGAATTTAGTTCAAATAATGCTGGCTTTAAGACTTTTTCTACCCCGCATAGGCATTACAATTTCTACAAGAGAAAATCAGAAATTAAGGGACAATCTAATTCCATTAGGAGTTACTAAAACGTCAGCAGGAGTATCTACAGAAGTTGGTGGGCATTCATCTAAGACAAAAAGTGATAGTCAATTTGAAATATCCGACAAACGAAGTGTTATCGAAATGAAAAAAGCTATATTGTCAAGGGGATATCAACCGGTATTTAAGGATTGGATGCAGATAGATTATTAA
- the thiE gene encoding thiamine phosphate synthase, with protein sequence MNIYRMLDANINRVSEGLRVLEDISRFILEDYNMSKNLKEMRHIVRKSFLDSKLITFRDSYNDLGLNISQSSTIDNKEDLLSLVEANFKRVQEGLRSIEESLKVLGHYDKSKVYERLRYESYDLEKKFGLKKDFLDTDIYGITAEEFSLGRTNIQVVEEMIKAGIKIIQYREKEKSKLEKYNECKAIRKLTKDSGVTFIVNDDVDIAIAVKADGIHLGQDDMPIEEVRKIAGNMIIGLSTHNIKQAKTAVKKGADYIGVGPIFNTTTKKNVEKSEGLKYLKWVSENIQIPYVAIGGIKESNIIEVKKYGGKCFAMISEIVSSPNIVKKVESIRKLLKII encoded by the coding sequence ATGAATATTTACAGAATGCTTGATGCAAATATTAATAGAGTTTCTGAAGGATTGAGAGTTTTAGAAGATATATCTCGATTTATTTTAGAAGACTACAATATGTCTAAAAACCTTAAGGAGATGCGTCATATTGTTAGAAAGAGTTTTTTAGATTCTAAATTGATAACTTTTAGAGATTCTTATAACGATTTGGGACTTAACATATCACAATCCAGTACTATCGATAACAAAGAAGATTTATTAAGTTTAGTAGAAGCGAATTTTAAAAGAGTACAAGAAGGTTTGAGAAGTATTGAAGAATCTCTTAAAGTATTAGGACATTACGATAAATCAAAAGTATATGAGAGATTAAGATATGAGTCTTATGATTTGGAGAAAAAATTTGGGTTAAAAAAAGATTTTCTCGATACTGATATATATGGAATTACTGCTGAAGAATTTTCTTTAGGGAGAACTAATATTCAGGTAGTAGAAGAAATGATAAAGGCTGGAATAAAAATTATTCAATATAGAGAAAAAGAAAAAAGTAAACTTGAGAAATATAATGAATGCAAGGCTATTCGAAAACTAACAAAAGATAGTGGAGTAACTTTTATTGTTAATGATGATGTAGATATAGCTATTGCTGTAAAAGCTGATGGAATTCATTTGGGACAAGATGATATGCCTATAGAAGAAGTCAGGAAAATAGCAGGTAATATGATTATAGGGCTATCAACACACAATATTAAGCAGGCTAAAACAGCGGTTAAAAAAGGTGCAGATTATATAGGAGTAGGGCCTATATTTAACACTACAACTAAAAAGAATGTAGAAAAATCTGAAGGACTAAAGTATCTCAAATGGGTTTCAGAAAACATTCAAATTCCGTATGTGGCAATAGGAGGGATAAAAGAGTCAAATATTATAGAAGTTAAAAAATACGGCGGAAAATGTTTCGCTATGATATCTGAAATTGTTAGTTCGCCGAATATAGTTAAAAAAGTAGAGAGTATAAGAAAATTACTAAAAATTATATAG
- the thiC gene encoding phosphomethylpyrimidine synthase ThiC produces the protein MNYSTQMDAAKKGIITKEMELVAKKEKIDVEVLREKIAQGKVVIPANKNHNSLDPEGIGEGLRIKINVNLGISKDCCNIEKELEKVKTALEMNVEAIMDLSSYGKTEEFRKKLIDMSSAMIGTVPVYDAVGFYDKELKDITAEEFLKVVEKHAQDGVDFMTIHAGINRETAEVFKRNKRLTNIVSRGGSLLYAWMELNNKENPFYEYFDEILDICEKYDVTISLGDACRPGSINDATDASQIKELIVLGELTKRAWERNVQVMIEGPGHMPLNEIAANMILEKKLCHGAPFYVLGPIVTDIAPGYDHITSAIGGAIAAANGADFLCYVTPAEHLRLPTLDDMKEGIIASKIAAHAADIAKNIKGAKEWDYEMSKARQSLDWERMFELAIDPEKARRYRRESMPEHEDSCTMCGKMCSMRNINKVMQGKNINILREDD, from the coding sequence ATGAATTATTCAACTCAAATGGACGCCGCTAAGAAAGGCATAATCACTAAGGAAATGGAATTAGTTGCAAAAAAAGAGAAAATAGATGTTGAAGTTTTAAGAGAAAAGATAGCACAAGGTAAGGTTGTAATACCTGCTAACAAAAACCATAACTCACTTGATCCAGAGGGGATAGGAGAGGGCTTAAGGATTAAAATAAATGTCAATTTAGGAATTTCAAAGGATTGCTGTAATATTGAAAAGGAGTTAGAAAAAGTAAAAACAGCTCTTGAAATGAATGTTGAAGCAATTATGGATTTAAGTTCTTATGGAAAAACTGAAGAGTTTAGGAAAAAGCTCATTGATATGTCTTCAGCTATGATAGGTACTGTACCTGTATATGATGCAGTCGGCTTTTATGATAAAGAGCTTAAAGATATAACAGCTGAAGAATTTTTAAAGGTTGTAGAAAAACATGCTCAAGATGGTGTAGATTTTATGACAATCCATGCAGGTATAAATAGAGAAACTGCTGAAGTTTTTAAAAGAAATAAAAGACTTACTAATATAGTTTCAAGAGGTGGCTCTTTATTATATGCATGGATGGAATTAAACAATAAGGAAAATCCATTTTACGAATACTTTGATGAAATTTTAGATATATGTGAAAAATACGATGTAACTATAAGTCTTGGTGATGCTTGTCGTCCAGGAAGTATAAATGATGCAACAGATGCAAGTCAAATAAAGGAACTTATAGTGCTTGGAGAGCTTACAAAAAGGGCATGGGAAAGAAATGTGCAGGTAATGATAGAAGGACCTGGACATATGCCTTTAAATGAGATAGCTGCCAATATGATTCTTGAGAAAAAACTTTGCCATGGAGCACCTTTTTATGTATTAGGACCTATAGTAACAGATATTGCACCAGGATATGACCATATTACAAGTGCTATAGGAGGAGCTATAGCAGCTGCAAATGGTGCAGATTTTCTATGCTATGTAACACCTGCTGAACATTTAAGGCTTCCTACATTAGATGATATGAAAGAAGGTATTATTGCTTCTAAAATTGCTGCACATGCTGCTGATATAGCAAAAAATATTAAGGGTGCAAAAGAATGGGATTATGAAATGAGTAAAGCAAGACAAAGTTTAGATTGGGAAAGAATGTTTGAACTAGCTATTGATCCTGAAAAGGCAAGAAGGTATAGAAGAGAATCTATGCCTGAACATGAAGATAGCTGTACAATGTGCGGGAAAATGTGTTCTATGAGAAATATAAACAAAGTAATGCAGGGTAAAAATATAAATATTTTAAGAGAGGACGACTAA
- a CDS encoding thiamine phosphate synthase, producing the protein MLYLITNRKIIKKDSFYEVIENAVKGGVDAVILREKDLSYDELLPIAVKLKNILSSYNIPLIVNGNLDIAKNIQAAGFHTSFDRFIKEKIEFKGLLGVSVHSLEEAILSEKHGASYILASHIFETDCKKGLEPKGIKMIEEIKMKVKIPVIALGGINPENIDKVLSAGADGIAVMSYIMASNEPFLSTKRLKIKIDKFLSKK; encoded by the coding sequence ATGCTTTACCTCATTACTAATAGGAAAATCATTAAAAAAGACAGCTTTTATGAAGTAATAGAAAATGCAGTAAAAGGTGGAGTAGATGCTGTTATATTAAGGGAGAAGGATTTATCTTATGATGAACTTCTGCCTATTGCAGTTAAATTGAAAAACATCCTTAGTAGCTATAATATACCATTAATAGTTAATGGTAATCTAGATATTGCAAAAAATATACAAGCAGCTGGTTTTCATACAAGTTTCGATAGATTTATAAAAGAAAAAATTGAGTTTAAAGGACTTTTAGGTGTATCTGTACACAGTTTAGAAGAAGCTATACTTTCTGAAAAACACGGCGCAAGCTATATTTTGGCTAGTCATATATTTGAGACAGATTGTAAAAAAGGATTAGAACCAAAAGGCATAAAAATGATTGAAGAAATAAAGATGAAGGTGAAAATTCCTGTAATAGCACTAGGTGGTATAAATCCTGAAAATATAGATAAAGTTTTATCTGCAGGAGCTGATGGAATTGCAGTTATGTCATATATAATGGCGTCAAATGAACCGTTTTTGTCTACTAAGAGACTAAAAATAAAAATTGATAAATTTTTGTCTAAAAAATAA
- a CDS encoding MFS transporter: MNAVVSYIKDVKNSSKNAKLFILTNVLFAILMGATWTGLGIVIEKTFNPKVLGTAFAMHTLGMAVSAVPVGRGANKFGYKPVLMAGTVVGAACLVLNGFIPNVLLLYVINFIFGLSQGVYEVLPAPCINANTNEKERSSVMAVMFGLYWLAVVIITKTSGNFISIFQAKMGVSELVAYKYYTFIAAGVGLLGIFPIMAMDEVDKDERLNVEKKESTLLQDLKVVANKEVMLYLVYMGLIGLGAGLFCPFFANFFKNGLNLDPTVVGNILSVQYFAMVIGMFICPLLVKRLGSVVTLGAASLASVPFMLIIVNSDQFGSAMIPVLTAAFFMRSGLMNLAMPVMYSLPLEFVEKEKRAPLAGIISLFSSGTRALSSFIAGYIMAIPAFNVGKYLLDGYRIPYYVAGILYTIATIILLKTYVKKYNKINKDVKQESEMAA; this comes from the coding sequence ATGAATGCAGTAGTTAGCTACATTAAGGATGTTAAGAACTCATCAAAAAATGCTAAATTGTTCATACTGACAAATGTGTTATTCGCTATCCTAATGGGAGCGACTTGGACTGGACTAGGTATAGTAATTGAAAAAACTTTTAATCCTAAAGTATTAGGAACTGCATTTGCGATGCATACATTGGGTATGGCAGTATCAGCTGTTCCAGTAGGTAGAGGAGCTAACAAATTTGGATATAAACCTGTATTAATGGCGGGTACAGTTGTAGGAGCTGCATGTCTTGTTTTAAATGGATTTATTCCAAACGTTTTACTACTTTATGTTATCAATTTTATATTTGGATTATCTCAAGGTGTTTACGAGGTACTTCCTGCACCATGCATAAATGCTAATACAAATGAAAAAGAGAGATCATCAGTAATGGCAGTTATGTTCGGGTTATATTGGTTAGCAGTTGTAATAATAACTAAAACTTCAGGAAACTTTATTTCAATCTTCCAAGCGAAGATGGGAGTAAGTGAATTAGTTGCATATAAATATTATACTTTTATTGCTGCAGGAGTTGGGTTACTAGGAATTTTCCCTATTATGGCAATGGATGAAGTTGATAAAGATGAGAGATTAAATGTAGAAAAGAAAGAATCAACTTTACTTCAAGATTTAAAAGTAGTTGCTAATAAAGAAGTAATGTTATATTTAGTATATATGGGATTAATAGGTCTTGGAGCAGGATTATTCTGTCCATTCTTTGCTAATTTCTTTAAAAATGGATTAAACTTAGATCCTACTGTTGTTGGTAATATACTTTCAGTTCAATATTTTGCAATGGTTATTGGAATGTTTATTTGTCCATTATTGGTTAAGAGGTTAGGCTCTGTTGTAACATTAGGAGCAGCATCATTAGCATCAGTACCTTTTATGTTAATTATTGTTAATTCAGATCAATTCGGTTCTGCAATGATACCAGTATTAACAGCTGCTTTCTTCATGAGATCAGGTCTTATGAATTTAGCTATGCCGGTTATGTATAGTTTACCTTTAGAATTTGTTGAAAAAGAAAAAAGAGCTCCGCTTGCAGGAATAATATCATTATTTAGTTCAGGAACTCGTGCATTATCTTCATTTATTGCAGGTTATATAATGGCTATACCAGCTTTTAATGTTGGTAAATACCTATTAGATGGATATAGAATTCCTTACTATGTTGCAGGAATTTTATATACAATAGCTACAATAATATTGCTAAAAACTTATGTTAAAAAATATAACAAAATTAATAAAGATGTAAAACAAGAAAGTGAAATGGCTGCTTAA
- a CDS encoding glycosyltransferase family 1 protein, giving the protein MDSITVNKGIKRDVDKSNAKINISVIKSEKPEITIVFPPVLDWYLLYQRPQQLATAFSKIDNVRCIYISNEMYKKLNEPILKVNDDLFVVRVNTDYSQLVKGKKVLWFSYPKHYKYSRTGFDFVVFDGVDMPVDEFSLWAVDLQKAIDCANIIACTAELLYKLYKKYNKPVFMCANAADYEHFKIAQKKLPKPKDFPMINSNEKVIGFYGALASWLDYKLISKIADRYKVILIGKNRYYKKIIEHPNLTILEHKDYSQLPYYLSNFDLAMIPFKLTNMIKGCDPIKYYEFISAGKPVISTEIYEIKRKYSNITYFMNYYNCYQIIERAIIEDCSSKRLERIRVAKENTWNTRAKKAYDEIIKYLFKIDNY; this is encoded by the coding sequence ATGGATTCTATAACTGTTAATAAAGGGATTAAAAGGGATGTAGATAAATCCAATGCTAAAATAAATATAAGTGTTATAAAATCTGAAAAGCCAGAAATTACAATTGTTTTTCCACCAGTATTGGATTGGTATTTGCTATATCAAAGACCACAGCAACTTGCTACTGCATTTTCTAAAATAGATAATGTAAGATGTATTTATATATCAAATGAAATGTATAAAAAATTGAATGAACCTATATTGAAAGTAAATGATGATTTGTTTGTAGTTAGAGTCAATACAGATTATAGTCAATTAGTAAAAGGTAAGAAAGTGCTATGGTTTTCATATCCTAAACATTATAAATATTCTAGAACAGGTTTTGATTTTGTTGTATTTGATGGTGTTGATATGCCAGTTGATGAGTTTTCACTTTGGGCTGTAGATTTGCAAAAAGCTATTGATTGTGCAAATATAATAGCTTGTACTGCCGAATTGCTATATAAACTTTATAAAAAATACAACAAACCTGTTTTTATGTGTGCAAATGCAGCAGATTACGAGCATTTTAAAATTGCTCAAAAAAAACTACCTAAGCCAAAAGACTTTCCAATGATAAATTCAAATGAAAAAGTAATAGGTTTTTATGGGGCTTTAGCATCCTGGTTAGATTATAAGCTTATAAGTAAAATAGCAGATAGATATAAAGTTATTCTTATAGGAAAAAACAGATATTATAAAAAAATTATAGAACATCCAAATTTAACGATTTTAGAACATAAAGATTATTCTCAGCTTCCATATTATTTATCGAATTTTGATTTAGCAATGATACCATTTAAGTTAACAAATATGATTAAGGGATGTGATCCAATAAAATATTATGAATTTATTTCTGCTGGAAAACCTGTTATATCTACTGAAATTTATGAGATAAAGAGGAAATATAGTAATATAACATATTTTATGAACTACTATAATTGCTATCAAATAATAGAAAGAGCTATAATAGAAGATTGCTCATCAAAAAGATTAGAAAGGATAAGAGTAGCAAAAGAGAATACTTGGAATACAAGAGCAAAAAAAGCATATGATGAAATTATTAAGTATTTGTTTAAAATCGATAATTATTAG